The Halomicronema hongdechloris C2206 genome includes a window with the following:
- a CDS encoding FtsW/RodA/SpoVE family cell cycle protein translates to MNWLAWIPLCDRTLRDWATEARLLRWLTLIWLVIGLITLFSASYPVALAEQGNGLQYIQVQLLWVFLGLLLFKAVVHTSLDRLLRLSGIALLLILGLILLTLTSALGVTVNGATRWLPLGPFLLQPSELIKPLLILQAARLFGQWHQLGWLTRLLWLSIFGAVLGTILLQPNLSTAAICGVLLWSIALAAGLPYRYLGLTALGGVGVATISLLQNPYQRQRITAFLDPWADPTGSGYQLIQSLLTIGSGGLWGQGYGMSQQKLSYLPIQYTDFIFSVYAEEFGLIGSLVLLLLLATYASVALLVAYRARHALHRLVAVGAMVLLVGQSLMNMGVATGLLPTTGLPFPLFSYGGSSMISSLVTAALLVRVGREIHGADVTLLPTAPAPPAPSKVTFLRRRS, encoded by the coding sequence TTGAATTGGCTTGCCTGGATTCCCCTATGCGATCGCACCTTGCGTGATTGGGCTACCGAAGCCCGTTTACTGCGATGGCTCACCCTGATCTGGTTAGTGATCGGATTAATTACTCTATTTTCGGCCTCCTACCCGGTGGCCCTAGCCGAACAGGGCAATGGATTGCAATACATTCAGGTGCAATTACTCTGGGTATTTTTGGGGCTGTTGCTATTCAAAGCCGTGGTCCATACCTCCCTAGATCGGTTGCTGCGGCTCTCAGGCATCGCCCTGCTGTTGATCTTAGGGCTCATTCTGTTAACCCTGACCTCGGCCTTGGGCGTCACCGTCAATGGCGCTACCCGTTGGCTCCCCCTCGGCCCCTTTCTCCTACAACCGTCAGAATTAATCAAACCCCTACTGATTCTGCAGGCAGCCCGGCTATTTGGTCAGTGGCATCAGTTGGGCTGGCTGACGCGCCTGCTGTGGTTGAGCATTTTCGGGGCGGTGCTAGGGACCATCTTGCTACAACCCAATCTCAGCACCGCAGCTATTTGCGGCGTGTTGCTCTGGTCCATCGCCCTGGCGGCAGGGTTGCCCTATCGATATCTGGGACTGACGGCCCTGGGCGGTGTCGGCGTGGCTACCATCAGCCTGCTGCAGAATCCCTACCAGCGCCAGCGGATCACGGCATTTCTTGATCCCTGGGCCGATCCTACCGGCAGCGGCTACCAACTGATTCAAAGCTTATTGACCATTGGCTCCGGGGGGCTGTGGGGTCAGGGCTATGGCATGTCGCAGCAGAAATTGAGTTACTTGCCGATTCAATACACTGACTTTATTTTCTCGGTGTATGCCGAAGAATTTGGCCTCATCGGCAGTTTGGTCTTGTTGCTGCTGCTGGCCACCTATGCCTCTGTGGCATTACTGGTGGCCTATCGCGCTCGCCATGCCCTGCATCGGTTAGTCGCAGTCGGGGCCATGGTGCTACTGGTGGGGCAGTCCTTGATGAATATGGGGGTGGCGACCGGCTTATTGCCAACCACGGGGCTTCCCTTTCCCTTGTTTAGCTATGGCGGCAGTTCTATGATTTCGAGCCTGGTGACGGCGGCGTTGCTGGTGCGGGTAGGGCGGGAGATTCATGGAGCCGATGTCACGCTGCTACCCACAGCCCCAGCGCCGCCAGCGCCGTCTAAGGTGACTTTCCTACGGCGACGGTCTTGA
- a CDS encoding potassium channel family protein has translation MPPATSSWSSFSGQPDRFLVCGLGSLGQHCVAHLKTFGVVVSAVDINPPQQWEVPHLPDLLEQLLIGDCCHSEILEKAGVSHCRAVLLVTENERVNLEAALTARVLNPTVRLVVRSDKQNLNDLLGLQLTNFVAFEPTQLAAPAFALSAYSDELIGFFQVGQVHFRVRKQIVHRHHPWRNRRCLYELESRHRQVLRHIPANRPMPESTHFHSPSEQFYTWLPNTTVREGDEVVTVEATIDSSTTPSRQRRHYCWTWRELGQALQQFRGWPDIKRALVQFWQVSYREQIRRVALLCGITVVGLCILSTILMLATGVSPTLMDAFYATAGLLLGGYTELFSQFALEKPLPWWLPGFSLLMTLAGTALIGVLYALLTEKLLTLQFEFLTRRPPIPQENHVVVIALGRVGRRVVSLLQELQQVVVGITRQAANGESLPQLPLIVGELNQLLDKANIETAKSVVAVSEDEMLNLEMGLMAYRTNPRCRLIIRTYDQLFSDKVARLFPYAQVLCSSALSAEAFAGAAFGENVVGLFRLYHQTVLVTQYEIILEDTLQGLLLSEVAYGYGVVPLWYQRVGHAAPAIMPMEDLRLQIGDRLVVLSTIRGLRRIEQGQMAIKWWRVRIDGVQTADARFQGANELALISGCDLALARQFMTQLPGVFPMPLYRHQALRLVRLLLRSQVKAQVIAPVDLPLSPQSSR, from the coding sequence ATGCCCCCTGCTACATCTTCCTGGTCATCCTTCAGTGGTCAACCCGATCGCTTCCTCGTCTGCGGTCTGGGTAGTCTTGGGCAGCATTGTGTTGCTCACCTCAAGACCTTTGGAGTCGTGGTCAGCGCCGTGGATATCAATCCGCCCCAGCAATGGGAAGTTCCCCATCTCCCCGACCTATTAGAGCAATTATTAATTGGTGACTGTTGCCACAGTGAGATCCTAGAAAAAGCCGGAGTCAGCCACTGTCGAGCCGTGCTGCTGGTGACCGAAAACGAACGGGTCAACCTAGAGGCGGCCCTCACCGCCCGGGTGCTAAATCCCACCGTGCGGTTGGTGGTGCGTTCAGACAAACAGAACCTCAACGACCTGCTGGGACTGCAGCTGACTAACTTCGTCGCCTTTGAGCCCACCCAATTGGCGGCTCCAGCCTTTGCCTTGTCCGCCTATAGCGATGAGTTAATCGGGTTTTTTCAGGTGGGGCAAGTCCACTTTCGAGTCCGCAAGCAAATCGTGCATCGCCATCATCCCTGGCGCAATCGCCGGTGTCTGTATGAACTCGAGAGTCGGCACCGACAAGTGTTGCGCCACATCCCGGCCAACCGGCCGATGCCGGAAAGCACCCATTTTCACAGCCCTTCTGAGCAGTTTTATACCTGGCTGCCCAATACCACCGTTCGCGAAGGCGATGAGGTGGTCACCGTGGAAGCAACCATAGACTCCTCAACCACCCCCTCCCGGCAGCGCCGCCACTACTGTTGGACCTGGAGAGAACTAGGCCAAGCCCTGCAACAGTTTCGGGGCTGGCCCGACATTAAGCGAGCCCTAGTCCAGTTTTGGCAGGTCAGTTACCGGGAGCAGATTCGGCGGGTGGCGCTGCTGTGTGGCATTACCGTGGTTGGCCTCTGCATCCTCAGCACGATATTGATGCTGGCAACCGGAGTGTCACCGACCCTGATGGATGCTTTCTATGCCACCGCCGGGCTGTTGTTGGGAGGCTACACCGAACTCTTCAGTCAATTCGCCCTAGAGAAGCCCTTGCCCTGGTGGTTGCCCGGGTTTAGCTTGCTCATGACCCTGGCCGGCACGGCATTAATCGGTGTCCTCTATGCTCTGCTGACGGAGAAATTACTGACCCTCCAGTTTGAATTCCTGACCCGGCGTCCACCTATTCCCCAGGAGAACCATGTGGTGGTCATTGCCCTGGGACGAGTGGGACGACGGGTGGTCAGTCTCTTACAGGAGTTACAGCAGGTAGTGGTGGGCATCACTCGGCAGGCGGCCAATGGCGAGTCCTTACCTCAGCTACCGCTGATTGTGGGGGAACTGAACCAGCTGCTAGACAAGGCCAACATCGAAACGGCCAAGAGTGTGGTGGCGGTGAGTGAGGATGAGATGCTGAATCTGGAGATGGGCTTAATGGCCTATCGCACCAATCCTCGTTGTCGCCTGATTATCCGCACCTATGACCAGCTCTTTAGCGATAAGGTAGCCCGCTTGTTTCCCTACGCCCAGGTGCTGTGTTCGTCGGCGTTATCGGCAGAAGCCTTCGCTGGGGCGGCCTTTGGCGAAAATGTGGTGGGTCTATTTCGGCTGTATCATCAGACGGTGTTGGTGACCCAGTATGAGATTATCCTAGAGGATACCCTGCAGGGGCTATTGCTCTCGGAGGTGGCCTATGGCTATGGGGTCGTGCCGCTCTGGTATCAACGGGTGGGTCATGCCGCTCCGGCAATTATGCCCATGGAAGATCTGCGGCTACAGATAGGTGATCGATTGGTGGTGCTGTCGACGATTCGAGGGCTGCGTCGCATCGAGCAGGGGCAAATGGCGATTAAGTGGTGGCGCGTCCGCATCGATGGGGTGCAAACGGCCGACGCTCGGTTCCAGGGTGCCAATGAATTGGCCCTGATCTCTGGCTGTGACTTGGCCCTGGCCCGCCAGTTTATGACGCAGTTGCCTGGGGTGTTTCCCATGCCCCTCTATCGGCATCAGGCCCTGCGGCTGGTGCGACTGCTGTTGCGATCGCAAGTCAAGGCCCAGGTCATTGCCCCAGTCGATCTGCCCCTAAGCCCTCAGAGCAGCCGTTAG
- a CDS encoding Uma2 family endonuclease, translated as MTPSTTTAGISFEDYVADDDGTAARYELVDGALVEMTPPTFRHMLIAKFIQQCLDTEIRRLGFRWLCFREAGN; from the coding sequence ATGACACCGTCAACCACCACAGCCGGGATCAGCTTTGAAGACTATGTCGCCGATGACGACGGTACTGCCGCCCGCTACGAACTGGTGGATGGAGCACTGGTCGAAATGACGCCACCAACGTTTCGGCATATGCTGATAGCTAAATTCATTCAGCAGTGCCTCGATACTGAAATTCGTCGTTTAGGCTTCAGATGGCTAT